The following nucleotide sequence is from Psychroserpens sp. Hel_I_66.
TCGTTGGGTTTACAATCCCTAAATTCATGCCATGTTTAATAGCGTGATATAAAAATGCTGAATTGATAGCTTCCCTAACGGTATCATTTCCGCGGAAAGAAAAAGACACATTACTCACACCTCCCGAAACATTTGCATACGGAAGATTTTCACGAATCCATTTAGTTGCATTGAAAAAATCAAGAGCGTTGCGTCGATGCTCGTCCATACCTGTCGCTACAGGAAAAATATTGGGATCAAAAATGATGTCCTGTGGCGAAAATTTGACCTCATTAACCAAAATATCGTAGGAGCGTTTACAAATTTCAATCCTGCGATCATAGGTATCTGCTTGTCCGTTTTCATCAAAAGCCATAACAATTACCGCAGCACCATAGCGCTTAACAAGTTTAGCCTGACGCTTAAACTCTGCTTCGCCTTCCTTTAAACTTATTGAATTGACAACACATTTACCTTGCGCAACTTGTAATCCAGCTTCAATAATTTCCCATTTTGAACTATCAATCATCAACGGAATACGTGCAATATCTGGCTCAGAGGCAATAAGGTTTAAAAACTTCACCATGGCATATTTACCATCGAGCATGCCTTCATCCATATTGACATCTAAAATTTGCGCGCCTCCTTCAACTTGATCTCTGGCGACGCTTAAAGCCTCGTCGTATTTTTCTTCTTTTATTAATCTTAAAAATTTTCTTGAACCGGTTACGTTTGTGCGTTCTCCTACGTTTATGAAGTTACTTTCTGGAGTTACGACTAGAGGTTCTAATCCAGATAATGTTAGATACTTTTTACAGTCACTTTCTGCCATTATGCGTGTACTTTAGTTTGTCTTGGTTTGTAATTTTGGGCAACCTCAGCAATAGCTTTGATGTGTTCCGGATTTGTTCCGCAGCAACCACCAATAATATTAATTAATCCATCTTTTAAATAATCCTCGATCAAAACCTGCATTTGTTTTGCAGATTGGTCATATTCTCCAAAAGCATTTGGTAAACCAGCATTTGGGTGTGCAGAGGTGTGAAATTCGGTTTCGTTAGATAATCGCTGTAAATAAGGTTTGAGCTGCTCTGCACCTAAAGCACAATTAAAACCGACACTCAATAATGGAATATGAGAAATTGAAGCCAAAAAGGCTTCTACAGTCTGACCAGACAGTGTTCGACCTGATGCATCTGTTATGGTTCCAGATACCATAATTGGGATGTCTATTTGGCGCTCTTCTTTTACTTCTTCAATAGCAAATAAAGCTGCCTTAGCATTGAGCGTATCAAAAATAGTCTCCACTAAAAGCACATCAACACCACCATCAATCAAAGCTTCTACCTGCTGCTTGTATGCAACTCTTAATTCTTCAAAAGTAATGGCTCGATATTCTGGCTTATTCACATCTGGAGACATGCTTGCGGTTTTATTAGTTGGGCCAATACTACCTGCTACAAATCTTGGTTTCTCTGGGTTTACTTTTGTAAATTCATTAGCAACTTGCTTAGCGATTTTTGCAGATTCGTAATTTAACTCATAAACCAAATCTTCCATATTATAATCTGCCATTGCTATTGTGGTTCCAGAAAAAGTGTTGGTTTCTACAATATCTGCTCCTGCTTCAAAATATAATCTATGCACATCTGCAATAGCTTGCGGTTGTGTTAAGGATAATAAATCGTTATTCCCTTTTAGTGACGTTGGGTAGTTTTTAAAACGTTCTCCTCTAAAATCTTCTTCGGAAAAATTATAACGCTGCAACATGGTTCCCATGGCGCCATCGAGCACTAATATTCGTTTTTCAATTTCCTCTTGTATATTACTCATTTTGTAACGCCTGTTTTAAATCTTCAATCACATCTTCTACGTTTTCCAATCCCACCGAAACTCTAACCAGTCCACCAATTATTCCAACTTCCAATCGATCTTCTTCGGAAAGTTTAGCATGGGTTGTTGATGCTGGATGGGTTACAATAGTTCTTGTATCTCCTAAGTTTGCAGATAATGAACACATTTTTATATTGTTTAAAAATTGTCGCCCAGAATCTATACCTCCTTTAATTTCGAAAGCTACAATATTTCCACCAAGTTTCATTTGCTTTTTGGCAATCTCGTATTGCGGATGTGATTTTAAAAATGGATATTTCACCAGATTTATTCTATCATAATTTTCCAGAAACTGCGCTACTTTTAAAGCATTTTCGCAATGCTTGTCAACCCGTACTGCCAAAGTTTCTAAACTTTTTGATAATACCCAAGCATTAAATGGTGATAATGCTGGACCAGTATTACGCGAAAATAAATAAATCTCTCTAATCAAATCGGCACTTCCAACAGTGACACCTCCAAGAACACGTCCTTGTCCATCAATTAATTTTGTTGCCGAATGAATCACTAAATCTGCTCCAAATTTTATAGGTTGTTGTAAATATGGTGTTGCAAAACAATTGTCAATCACCAATAAAAGATTATGCTTCTTTGCAATGAGTCCCAAACGCTCTAAATCCAAGATATCTACTGCAGGATTTGTTGGGCTTTCCGCATAAATGATTTTTGTATTCGACTGGATTTTAGCCTCAACATCATCTAAATTATTGGTATCAAAGTAGCTGGTTGTGATATTCCATTTTGGCAAGAAATTGGTAAACAAACCATGTGTTGAACCAAAAACACTTCGTACAGATACTATATGATCTCCAGAATTTAATAACGCTGCAAACGTTGAAAACACTGCAGACATTCCAGACGCGAATGCATAACCAGCTTCGGCACCTTCCATTTTGCAGATTTTTTCTACAAACTCTGAGTTATTTGGATTTGTATAACGACCATAGACATTACGTATTTTTTCTTCAGCAAAAGACGCTCTCATATCTTCTGCATCCTCAAAAACAAAACTTGATGTTAAATATAAAGGTGTTGAATGTTCTAAAAATTGAGAACGCTCGGTTTGCGTTCGTATGGCATCGGTTTCAAAATGACTCATAGTTATGCTGTAATTCTTTTTTTGTAGCAATCCAATTCAAAATATTTACTTTGTTTTCTTTTTTCAAAAATTGGTAATAAGAATTTTGACAATTGCGCGAATTCTATCAAAAATGCATCATGACCATGAATTGACTTTATCTCGTTGATGCAAACATTATCTTTTATTAACTTAAGATCGACATAGGTTTCCCAGTTTTCTTCAGGTTTAAAAAAGAGATCGCTATTAATGGTAACGATATGGATATTAGACTTGATTTTCGAAACCACATCACTAAATGACGTTCTGTTTCTTGTAATATCAATAGTTCTCAATATTTGATTCATTAATTTATATGCTGAAATATTAAAACGCTCATCTAAAGCTTTTCCATGATAATTAAGCCAACTTTCTACATTAAACAGTTGAGCTGATTTTTCAGTTCTTCGGAATTTACTCGTCAGAGATTCTGGTGTGCGATATAAGGTCATGGCGTGCATTCGTGCATCTGCCAATGGCGAACTGGAATTATTTAATATAGCGTCTTGAATATGGCAATTGGCAATGAGCCAATCTGTAGATTTCCAATCGGTCGCGATAGGAATGAGGTGCTCGATCAAATCTGGTTGCAATGCAGCTAATTCCCAACCAATCCCACCTCCAACAGATCCTCCAATGGCAGCATACAATTCTTTAATTTTTAAAATTTTTAATCCCTCGGAAAAGATTTTAGCGATGTCCCTTGCATTAAAATCCATATAATTTTCAATGAGGTTATTTGTGTTTCCGTCGTAACCATTTCCTGGAATATTAAATGCTAAAACCGTATAAAAATTGGTATCGATGCATTTATGTTCACCTATGAGATCATTCCACCAACCCTCATTTCCGCAGATATTAGAATTACCCGTCAATGGGTGATTCACCAGAACAATCGGTGCATCATGTAAGTTTTGTCCAAAAACTTGATACGATAAGTTGATGTGTTGGGTGGTGCCAATTTCAGTATTAAAATTAGAAATAGAAATGTGTTTTAATGTTGACATGAGTTTATTTTTATGAAAAGCTACCGCAAACCATGGCAATTTGCAGTAGCTATTTTGAACATTAAACTTCTATGATAAAACGGTCTCTTTAACCACTTTAAAAGCTGCTTTTAGATCTGCCTTTAAATCGTCTATGTTTTCAATACCAACCGATAGACGAATCAAATCTTTGGTCACTCCAGTCGTTTCTTGAGCTCCATCACTCAACTGTTGGTGTGTAGTACTTGCTGGATGGATGATCAATGATTTTGTATCACCAATGTTAGCTAAGAGCGAGAATATCTTGGTCGTATCTGCTATTTTTTTGGCTGCTTCAAAACCGCCATCTGCACCAAAAGTGACGATTCCACTTTGACCATTTGGTAAATACTTTTTAGCCAATTCTTTGTACTTACTCGTTTCTAATCCTGGATAGTTAACCCATTTAACTTCTGGTTGCGCTTGTAGCCATTTTGCCAGTTCCAAAGCGTTTTCACTGTGCTTTTTAACTCTCAATTCTAAAGTCTCTAAACCTTGAATGATTTGAAATGCATTAAACGGACTCAAAGCACCACCATAATCGCGCAATCCTTCAATTCTAATTTTAGCAATAAATGCTGCAGGACCAATGGCCTCGGTATACACTAAACCGTGATATCCAGCAGAAGGCTCTGTGAACTCTGGGAATTTACCATTGGTCCAATCAAAGGTTCCTGCGTCCACTATTATACCTCCTAGGGATGTTCCGTTTCCGTTGATATATTTTGTTAAAGAGTGGATGACGATATTTGCTCCATACTCAATAGGATTCAATAAATATGGTGTTGCAACCGTATTATCTACAATTAAAGGCACTTTATGCGCTTTCGCTTGTTTAGAAATTGCTTCAATATCTAAAACATCTAATTTTGGATTGCCTAACGACTCTACGAAAATGGCTCTCGTATTTTCACGTGCAGCTTTCTCAAAATTCTCTGGGTTTGATGGATCTACAAACGTCGTTGTGATGCCATGTCTTGGCAACGTTACACTTAATAAATTATAGGTTCCTCCATATAAACTATTGGATGCCACAATATGGTCTCCAGCTCTGAGAAGTGTTAACAACGTAGTTGAAATGGCTGCTGTTCCAGAGGCTGTTGCCACCGCTGCAATACCACCTTCTAAAGCAGCAATACGTTGCTCCAAAATATCGTTTGTTGGGTTGTTTAAACGGGTGTAAATAAAGCCTGGAATAGATAGATTGAATCGTCCAGCAGCATCATCTGAATCATCAAATACATACGCTGTAGATTGATAAATTGGGACAGCTCTTGTACCTCCATTTTTTGTCGTGTCGTGACCTGCGTGCAACGCTTTGGTTGCGAATTTTTGTGTACTCATTTTTCTAAGTTTTTGAGTTAATTAAAAGATTAATTCAAAAGCCAAATAAGCTTCTTAAGAAGCATACTTAATAGAAAAATGTTAAAAAGAAATTACTAATTACAGATGGGTAATTAGTTTTAAGTTATCTATCCAAATTTGCAAAAAATGACTTGCGCATTCAAGTAGAATTTAGCACCTTCTCGATTGAGATCCCTGTTTTCACAGGAACTTCGAGGGTTGCTAAGGTATCAACGAGTCTATCTCTCCACCTTTCTTGATAACAATTTCAGTAAGTGTTTGAACTTTATGAGTACAAAGATTGCAAAAATTATATGTCACAACCAAATGAAATAGAAAATTTTTCTAAAAAATTAATGAATTAAAGTTTAAACGGAAAAATATTCCGTTATTATTTATTTTAAGACATATTTATTCTGAAATACTGAAAATTTTAGATTTAGCACATTTCCGAAGAATTCATTTTACTGCAAAAATGACTGGGATTCTAAATAAATTCTTTCGTATACATTCTTTTCTAGTTACAATTTAATCTGTACTTTTGCTGCCAATATCAACGAGGAAAAATTTGTTCTGATTGCAACCTCTTTAAAAAAATGCTAAAGCAGTTAGTTATAGACTTCTCTAGCGACAAAGCAATCTTAATTTATTTTTCTGAATTTAAAAAAAAAGATTATATGTCATATTTATTTACTTCGGAAAGCGTCTCTGAAGGCCATCCAGATAAAGTAGCAGATCAAATTAGCGATGCCTTAATTGATCATTTTTTAGCCTTTGATAGCGAATCAAAAGTAGCTTGTGAAACCTTAGTGACTACAGGGCAAGTTGTTTTGGCTGGTGAGGTGAAATCAAATACGTATTTAGACGTTCAAAAAATTGCGCGTGATACGATTAACAAGATTGGCTACACTAAAAGCGCGTATATGTTTGACGGGAATTCTTGTGGCGTATTTTCTGCAATTCATGAACAATCGGAAGACATCAATCGTGGTGTTGACAGAGCAAGCAAAGAAGAGCAAGGTGCTGGAGACCAAGGGATGATGTTTGGCTACGCAACCAGTGAAACCGAAAACTATATGCCTTTAGCATTAGATCTGTCTCACAGAATTTTAAAAGAACTTGCCGATTTAAGACGTGAGCATAAAGATATTACCTATTTACGTCCAGACTCAAAAAGCCAAGTGACTATTGAGTACAGTGATGATAATGTACCTCAACGTATTGATGCGATTGTAGTTTCTACGCAGCATGATGATTTTGATGAGGACGATACGATGTTGGCTAAAATTAGAACCGATATTGTGGAGATATTGATTCCGCGAGTTGTTGTTAAATTACCGGAACACATCCAAGTATTATTTAATGATCAAATTACTTATCATATCAACCCAACAGGAAAATTCGTTATTGGAGGACCTCATGGAGATACAGGATTAACAGGACGAAAAATCATCGTTGACACATATGGCGGAAAAGGTGCCCATGGTGGTGGTGCGTTCTCAGGAAAAGATCCTAGTAAAGTAGATAGAAGCGCTGCTTATGCCACACGACATATTGCTAAAAATATGGTTGCAGCTGGTGTTTGTGAAGAAATATTGGTACAAGTAAGTTACGCAATAGGTGTTGTAGAACCGACCTCTATTTTTGTAGATACTTATGGTACTTGCCCATTTAATATTACAGATGGTGAGATTGCTTCAAAGATCAAAAGTATTTTTGATATGCGTCCAGCAGCTATTGAAGAGCGTTTAAAATTACGCCAACCAATGTATAGTGAAACTGCAGCTTATGGTCACATGGGCAGAACTCCAGAAATAGTTAGTAAAACATTTTCTCAACCTAATGGTGATGATTTAACGCTTGATGTTGAGTTATTTACATGGGAGAAATTGGATTATGTAGACAAAGTGAAACGTGCTTTTGATATTTAAAGTTTAAAATACATTATAACAAAAACCTCCATATTTAAATTTGGAGGTTTTTTTGTTTTATAGAGTTCTTATATTGGTTGAATTCGTTCTTTCTATTGAAAATCAAGAATAAATCATTTGTAACAAAAATGAAAAAAAATATTTTATATCTTAATTGACGCAACCTTTTTAAATTTTTACATCTAGATAATAGAACTCTAACATAAAATCAATCATAATGAAATTCACAAAACCGTTTTTACTATCCTTTATATTGCTTATTGCATTGTCTTGTAATAAAGATGATAGCCCAAATAGTCCTCAAAACCAAGAACCAGATCCAACAGCATTTGCCCAAAATTTTGGTAGTGAAATCTCTAGAACATTTCTAGGGACTGTTTTAGATATCAACGATAATCCTATTGAAAATGCACAAATTAGCATTGGAAGTTCAACTGCAATGACAGATGCCAATGGTATATTTATTATTAATAATGCTACCGTTAATGAGCGCTTCGGATATGTGAAAGCAGAGAAAGCAGGCTTTATACGCGCCTCAAGAGCAGTTGTTCCAAGTGAAGGCACAAATAAGATTCGTATCACGATGTTGGCAGAAACCATTGTTGGCACAACTTCAAGTGGAACACAAGAAACTATTAGTTTACAAGATGGAGCATCTGTTGCTTTAGAAGGTGATTATATAAAAGCAGATGGTTCTTCTTACTCCGGAAATGTGAATGTTATTATGCATCATCTAGATCCAGCAGATGGCAACATGCCAGACCAAATGCCTGGAATGCTCTATGCAGCGAACTCACAAAACGAAGCACGTATGCTTGAAACTTTTGGCATGCTTGCTGTAGAGTTGAGAGGTGAAAATGGCGAAGATTTAAACTTAGCCGAAGGTTCTACAGCAGAAATAACTGTGCCTTTAGACCCAAGTTTAATGGTAAATGCACCAAGCTCTATACCACTTTGGTACTTTGACGAGATCAATGGGTATTGGATTGAAGATGGAGAAGCTACTTTAGTTGGCAATACTTATGTTGGCACCGTGTCTCATTTTTCGTTTTGGAATTGTGATATACCTATTGAAGCTGTTAATTTGTGTGTAACTGCAGTAAATTCTGATAATAATAGCTTAGCTAATTTGATAATTGGAATTACCAGTAATACTTACGGAACAAGAAATGGATACACTAATGAAAACGGACAAGTTTGCGGTCTAGTTCCAAGCAATGAATCTTTAGAAGTAAATGTTTCTGTTCTTGGAGTTGGTAATTGTATTTCTGATATTATTTATTCGACAACGATTGGTCCATTCTCAACAGATTCTTCAATCGTAATTGAAATTACTGATTTTGGTGATTTGGATATCGAAACGGTTTTAGGAAGTTTTGAGACGTGTTCAGGAAACCCTGTTGATGATGGTTACGTGTTTTTAAATAATGCTGGATTTGAATCATATGAATATGTAGATGATGGCGATTTTGAAATTAACTTTTTGCGCTGCGATGATAACGATACGTTCTATTTAAAAGGATATGACTTTGTTAATCTTCAAGAGACAGACTCTATTGCATATACGTACACAAGTCCAATAACAAATATTGGAACATTAACTGCCTGCAATACGATAGATGAATTTATTCAATATCAAATAGATCAAGAAAATGAAGTGACCATTGCAACGAATTTGTACATAGGACTATATTTTTCGCCTTCAAGTCCTACAATACCGAGATTATCTGTTCAAGGATTTACGAGTAATGATGATAATCAAGATTATTTCTTTTTCCAATTTCGCCTAAATGACAATCCCCCTTATACTGGAGCTTATAATCATACTGGATTTGGAGATGACATAGGATTTGGTACCGAAGGTCCAGTTTTGTTAAATAACGAAAGTATTGTTATTAGTTATATTACAAATTTTGGAGAGGTTAATGAATTCGTAGATATAAATTTTGATGGCACCTATGAAGATCCTGATGGAACAATGCATACTTTCAACGGTATTATTCATGCGAGAAGAGATCAATAGAAATAATTTTAATAAAGAAAGCCTTCTCTTTTTAAGATTCGAAAGAGAGGGCTTTTTTAAGCCTAAGGAAATTGGGCATCTAATTACCCACGTGGTCTCCCACCCATACGCTGTGACCTAAATTCTTTCATTTTCTCAACAATGGTTTCTTGGTAGGCTTTTTTGGTGACTTCTTTTCCTTTATTGGGTGCTTCAATTTCAATGGTTTCTTCTGGATTGAGAACCAATTTAGAACATAACATTGTTGTATCTCCTGCGCTCACTTCTAAGATTAAACCTGGAAGTCCCCAATATTCTGATGGACCGTGGCTTACTGGGATTTGCGGTGTGTACCAAGCTTCAACTTCGGTCATTGCTATTTCTTGCTCTTTAGTTTCTCCATCTTCAGTTGCTGGAGCTTGATTTTGTAGTTTTCCCCAAGAAAACGAGTACCATGTGAGCTCATCTGTTGGTATAGATGCTGTAGCTTTAAAACAAGTATAGTTTCCTATTTGTTTGGTGTCGCTTCCTAATTTCCAATCTATGGGTTGCAAGCTATCTTTTACCAAAAAGCGCTTTCCGTAGAATTCTTGGTCTTGTATTTGGGTATTGGTCTTTACATTTTTGTATTGATCTCCTGCTGTGAAATTTTTTCCCCAAGAGTCTGTTGCTCCAGACATCGCGTCGAGTTGATCATTTTCGGTAAAATACGATTCGGTTTTATTGAAATTTAGGGTGTATGTTTTTTCCAGTCGGTTTTTTAACCTTGCCTTCACTTCCTTCTTTTGCTCTTCACTCATTCGTGCTCCCCAACTACCCAAATCTAAACTGGATTTGGCCATATAAGTTGCCTGACCTTGAAATTCCTTTGACTCTTGGGCGTTATCTAAAGTTGGATTCAACATCAATAAACCACTACATATAATAACAGTTATTGTTGTAATAATAGATTTCATATTATTGAGGTTTTGGTTTGTCTAACAAATTTAGACAATTATTAAACGGTTTAGGTATTTTTTTAATAAATAAAATGCTAAATGGCTGAATTTCTGAAAAATAAAAAAGACCTTCTTAAATTTAAGAAGGTCTTTTTTTGCGTTAAGGATAGAAACGATATCCTTTTTGTTTTTACAAAAAGATTTAGTGGATAGCCTGACCCTTTGGAGCTTTTTCTGCGGAAAAGGGTAACGCCCAAAACATTTTTACAACGAATAAATAATTCTAAACGTTACAAAACGTGGTTGTATAAAGGTTTCCGAACTAAATACCGAAATATTATTTGCGCCATTACTCACTCTAGAGTCTATATCTAAAAGGTTGGAGGCCTTGAGCTCAAATTCAAATTTTGCATCCCTATCTTTTCTATAAGCTAAACTCGCATCCCACGTTTGAAACGATTGTGATGGTCCTACTCCTTTTTGATTTTGGTAGGTAAAATCTGTTCTAAATGTGAACGCTTTTAATATATAGGCATCAAACTCTATAGATGGTGCATTGACCGTAAATGTTGTAGATGTTGGACCTTGATTATTTTTGGTTACCGTGTACCCATAACGAAGACTTACGTTTGGTGCTTCCTTAAAATTTGTACGAATTTCTGGCGTGTAACCTTGTGTGAAACTTTCGTTTACTGAGCGTATACCTTGAATAAATTGGTTGTTCTTACTGTAACTGTAATTAACTCTCATACTTGCTCTAATCTTTTTAAACGTTCTTTGAACTCGACCAAAGGCGGATAGGCTTTCATCTGCAAAATTGGAGTTGAAAAATGTGCTTGTTCTAATCACGTTATCAAACTGAGTTAAACTTCTAATTTGATCTATATTCTTGTTGTAGTTAATTACCGCAAATACATTTGTATAGTTAAAGAGATTGAAACTAAAGTAACTTAGATTGACGTTGTGTGACAATGAATTTTGAAGTTCTGGATTACCATAGCCAATACTATTGTAATTATTTAAAACTAGACCTTCTGCTAGATTGGTAACATCTGTAAATGAATTGTTCATGTTATATCTAAAGGTCAAGCTTTCACTCTTTTTAAATTGGATTCGTGTTTCGAAATCTGGTAAAACCCTAAAGAAATTATCTTTATACTCTTCTCCAAATTGTGTATTCTTATTTCCATAGGAATGAACAGAAAGCCCAGGTGTAATGGTAAATTTACCGGTTTTTAATCTGTAGTGCAACCCTAAATAGACATCGCTAAAATTATAATCGGTATCGTTTTGATTCACCAAAGTATTACCACTTACGGGATCTATTAAAGTAGCAACTGGGTCAAAAAAGGTCCCGTCATCTAAAAACTGGAAAATGTTTGAGTTAAACTGTTGCCTGCTCAATATCGTACCCAAGGTTAAATTGATATTACTTTTATTGTTCAAAATATGATAGTAATCTAATTTAGCATCCAACTGATTGGATTTTATGCGTCTGTTCTGGTTTACGTCGTAACCCAATTGATTTTGATTTAACCCTAAACTTTCTGCTGTATTGTCATATGGATCTTGAACATCTGGATCTGTAGTGTTCCCTAAAAGTGCATTATAAAATGGATCTTCATCTTTGAAAAGATGCTGTCCTTCAAAAGCAAAAATATTTTTTTCGTCTAAAGTATAATAGTAATTCAAACTTTGGTTGATACTAAACGGTTTTGCCTTATCCAATTGGTTGGTACTACCAACAACCGAAGAAAACAAATCCTGGGTTTCAAGATCGTTAGACACTCTTCCCAATATGTCATAATCCAATTGATTATTGACGTTTGGTTTGTAACTCGCACTAAGTTTAGCAAGCGCTTGATTTGAAGCTTCGCGCCCAACTTGCACAGTTTCTTCATCTGGAATACCTAAATCTGAATTTGTATATCGCACAAAACTCTCTTCGCGAGTTCTCAGTCTGCTACTGTTATAAATGAAAAAACCACTAAGATCCAAATTTTTTTGAGGTGCGTAACTAAAGTTTGCAGCACCTAATTTAGTAACGACTTCTTGTGCATTAGCAATATTGGTAAGACCGTTAAGGCTGTTATTACCTAAGTTTATATTTGTACCACTACTTCTTGAGGGTGCTCTAAAACCGCCACCAAAATTTCTAATGTCCCGATTGGTGAGTGCAACCTCTCCAATATTATTCATGTCACCAATAAGGTTTACACTATATTTTGGACTATAGTAAAATAATTTTGGCTGTACGAGATAAAGTCCATCTGTATCTGCAACTCCTGATCCTGCAGTAATATCACCAAACCAAAAATTTTCTTTACCTTCTTTTAATTTGATATTTATGGCAACGTTATCTTGATTATTTGTGACACCGCTCATTTGCCCAACTTCGGAATAATTACGCAATACCTGAATTTTATCGACCGCATTAGAAGGGATATTCTTAGTTGCCAATTTAGAATCGCCATCAAAAAAATCCTTCCCATTAACCATAAGCTTTGTGACGACCTTACCTTCGACTTCTATTTGTCCGTCTGCATTAATCTCAACACCTGGTAATTTCTTGAGGACGTCTTCCAGTTTTCGTTCGCTACCATCCTTAAAAGAATCTGCATTGTAGACTAAAGTGTCACCTTTTATGGTGACAGGCATTTCATAGGTTAATTCTACTGCCGATAGCGCATTATCTGCTTGAAGTGTGTAATCTTTTGTTATGTCAACCTCTTTAGTAGTTATCGTTTCAGATACTGTTTGCATCCCTATGTAGCTCACTTGAACAGTGTACACCGTATTTTTATCCAGATCAAGCTTAAAAAAACCTTTATCATTAGTTATGGCATACGATGCCATAGCTTTAGTTTCTTTATTTATAGCAATAATATTTGCCAGTTCCAGAGCCTCACCAATACTATCTTTTACAACTCCTTTAACGGTAATCTGGGCACTAGAAAAACTCGCTACTAAAAGCGTTACAACAATAAAAAATTTTTTCATTTGATTGATTTTGACTTCCTTTTTTTCTTCGGAAGAATGGGAACTTTTTTTTGAAAACCTAATTAATTTCTGCGACCACCTCGTCCACCATACATCTCTCTCATCTCTGCAATTTTATCTTTCATGATTTGATTGTATTCGTCACGCGTTACGATGTCTCCTTTT
It contains:
- a CDS encoding O-acetylhomoserine aminocarboxypropyltransferase/cysteine synthase family protein, whose amino-acid sequence is MSTQKFATKALHAGHDTTKNGGTRAVPIYQSTAYVFDDSDDAAGRFNLSIPGFIYTRLNNPTNDILEQRIAALEGGIAAVATASGTAAISTTLLTLLRAGDHIVASNSLYGGTYNLLSVTLPRHGITTTFVDPSNPENFEKAARENTRAIFVESLGNPKLDVLDIEAISKQAKAHKVPLIVDNTVATPYLLNPIEYGANIVIHSLTKYINGNGTSLGGIIVDAGTFDWTNGKFPEFTEPSAGYHGLVYTEAIGPAAFIAKIRIEGLRDYGGALSPFNAFQIIQGLETLELRVKKHSENALELAKWLQAQPEVKWVNYPGLETSKYKELAKKYLPNGQSGIVTFGADGGFEAAKKIADTTKIFSLLANIGDTKSLIIHPASTTHQQLSDGAQETTGVTKDLIRLSVGIENIDDLKADLKAAFKVVKETVLS
- the metK gene encoding methionine adenosyltransferase — protein: MSYLFTSESVSEGHPDKVADQISDALIDHFLAFDSESKVACETLVTTGQVVLAGEVKSNTYLDVQKIARDTINKIGYTKSAYMFDGNSCGVFSAIHEQSEDINRGVDRASKEEQGAGDQGMMFGYATSETENYMPLALDLSHRILKELADLRREHKDITYLRPDSKSQVTIEYSDDNVPQRIDAIVVSTQHDDFDEDDTMLAKIRTDIVEILIPRVVVKLPEHIQVLFNDQITYHINPTGKFVIGGPHGDTGLTGRKIIVDTYGGKGAHGGGAFSGKDPSKVDRSAAYATRHIAKNMVAAGVCEEILVQVSYAIGVVEPTSIFVDTYGTCPFNITDGEIASKIKSIFDMRPAAIEERLKLRQPMYSETAAYGHMGRTPEIVSKTFSQPNGDDLTLDVELFTWEKLDYVDKVKRAFDI
- a CDS encoding homocysteine S-methyltransferase family protein, giving the protein MSNIQEEIEKRILVLDGAMGTMLQRYNFSEEDFRGERFKNYPTSLKGNNDLLSLTQPQAIADVHRLYFEAGADIVETNTFSGTTIAMADYNMEDLVYELNYESAKIAKQVANEFTKVNPEKPRFVAGSIGPTNKTASMSPDVNKPEYRAITFEELRVAYKQQVEALIDGGVDVLLVETIFDTLNAKAALFAIEEVKEERQIDIPIMVSGTITDASGRTLSGQTVEAFLASISHIPLLSVGFNCALGAEQLKPYLQRLSNETEFHTSAHPNAGLPNAFGEYDQSAKQMQVLIEDYLKDGLINIIGGCCGTNPEHIKAIAEVAQNYKPRQTKVHA
- a CDS encoding alpha/beta fold hydrolase, which translates into the protein MSTLKHISISNFNTEIGTTQHINLSYQVFGQNLHDAPIVLVNHPLTGNSNICGNEGWWNDLIGEHKCIDTNFYTVLAFNIPGNGYDGNTNNLIENYMDFNARDIAKIFSEGLKILKIKELYAAIGGSVGGGIGWELAALQPDLIEHLIPIATDWKSTDWLIANCHIQDAILNNSSSPLADARMHAMTLYRTPESLTSKFRRTEKSAQLFNVESWLNYHGKALDERFNISAYKLMNQILRTIDITRNRTSFSDVVSKIKSNIHIVTINSDLFFKPEENWETYVDLKLIKDNVCINEIKSIHGHDAFLIEFAQLSKFLLPIFEKRKQSKYFELDCYKKRITA
- a CDS encoding trans-sulfuration enzyme family protein, with amino-acid sequence MSHFETDAIRTQTERSQFLEHSTPLYLTSSFVFEDAEDMRASFAEEKIRNVYGRYTNPNNSEFVEKICKMEGAEAGYAFASGMSAVFSTFAALLNSGDHIVSVRSVFGSTHGLFTNFLPKWNITTSYFDTNNLDDVEAKIQSNTKIIYAESPTNPAVDILDLERLGLIAKKHNLLLVIDNCFATPYLQQPIKFGADLVIHSATKLIDGQGRVLGGVTVGSADLIREIYLFSRNTGPALSPFNAWVLSKSLETLAVRVDKHCENALKVAQFLENYDRINLVKYPFLKSHPQYEIAKKQMKLGGNIVAFEIKGGIDSGRQFLNNIKMCSLSANLGDTRTIVTHPASTTHAKLSEEDRLEVGIIGGLVRVSVGLENVEDVIEDLKQALQNE